One segment of Candidatus Micropelagos thuwalensis DNA contains the following:
- a CDS encoding 2-hydroxychromene-2-carboxylate isomerase, with amino-acid sequence MARLEFFFDISSPWTYLAFSRIEALAEKMQAELVWRPILVGGVFNSVNQELYQTRANPNKAKLNYSVKDIKDWADFCGVEINWPDIFPVNAVNIMRGAFFALDHDKLPEYARLGFEAYWRDGLDVSHPDILSGIAEACDLPVNDFLTSLKDDVIKSRLQENTDELCQRGGFGSPTMFINETDMYFGNDRLLLIEEKLKNENLKK; translated from the coding sequence ATGGCGCGTCTTGAATTCTTTTTTGATATCTCAAGCCCATGGACATATCTGGCTTTTAGCCGCATTGAGGCTTTAGCTGAAAAAATGCAAGCGGAACTTGTTTGGCGTCCAATTTTGGTTGGTGGGGTGTTCAATAGCGTCAATCAGGAGCTTTACCAAACACGTGCAAATCCCAATAAGGCAAAATTAAATTACAGCGTTAAAGATATAAAAGATTGGGCAGATTTTTGTGGTGTGGAGATTAATTGGCCTGACATTTTTCCGGTCAATGCGGTCAATATCATGCGCGGGGCTTTTTTTGCGCTCGACCACGACAAACTGCCGGAATATGCGCGGCTTGGTTTCGAGGCTTATTGGCGAGATGGTCTGGATGTGAGCCATCCAGATATATTGTCGGGCATTGCTGAGGCTTGTGATTTGCCGGTAAATGATTTCTTAACCTCCCTGAAGGATGATGTCATAAAATCTCGCTTGCAGGAAAATACAGATGAGTTGTGCCAAAGAGGTGGTTTTGGTTCACCAACAATGTTTATCAATGAAACAGATATGTATTTTGGGAATGACCGCCTTTTGTTGATTGAAGAAAAGTTAAAAAATGAAAATCTCAAAAAATGA
- a CDS encoding zinc-finger domain-containing protein, which yields MASKLTPKFKNDKGVKEITIGVREFECIGASAPYDHPHIFLDMGQDSNIICPYCSTVYKYDPSLKATQTVPEGCALETESV from the coding sequence ATGGCGAGTAAATTAACTCCAAAATTCAAAAATGATAAAGGCGTAAAAGAAATTACAATTGGTGTGCGTGAATTTGAATGTATCGGCGCATCCGCCCCTTATGACCACCCTCATATTTTTTTAGATATGGGTCAAGATTCCAATATCATTTGCCCCTATTGCTCTACAGTTTATAAATACGACCCTTCTCTCAAGGCCACTCAAACTGTTCCTGAAGGGTGCGCTCTGGAAACTGAGAGCGTCTGA
- the cysE gene encoding serine O-acetyltransferase — translation MAGEGIWEVIRQQVENVIASEPVMESFLKKVVLDRQSLSDSVAYNLATKFGNEHIPHDKIHTILSNAYNADEAIIAAIEEDIMAVYDRDPACTSYFAPLLFFKGFLSLQTYRAAHHLITNNQHGTALYLQSRASELFGADIHPSAKIGTGIMIDHATGVVIGETAVIGNDVSMLHGVTLGGSGKEGGDRHPKIGNGVLISVGAKVLGNIRVGDCAKIGGGSVVLTDVPAYSTVVGVPAKVIGKVSTPEPSREMDHNIGKDI, via the coding sequence ATGGCGGGCGAGGGTATATGGGAAGTCATTCGACAGCAGGTGGAAAACGTGATTGCCTCAGAACCGGTCATGGAGTCCTTTCTTAAGAAAGTTGTTCTCGATCGTCAGTCCCTTTCGGACTCAGTGGCTTATAATCTGGCCACTAAATTTGGCAATGAGCACATTCCACATGATAAAATCCATACCATTCTATCAAACGCTTATAATGCTGATGAGGCAATTATTGCTGCCATTGAAGAGGATATCATGGCGGTCTATGACCGTGACCCGGCTTGTACTTCTTATTTCGCGCCACTTTTATTTTTCAAAGGGTTTTTGTCTTTGCAAACTTATCGCGCAGCGCATCACCTCATAACAAATAATCAACACGGAACAGCACTTTACTTGCAAAGTCGAGCATCTGAGCTTTTTGGCGCGGATATTCACCCCTCGGCGAAAATCGGCACAGGCATCATGATTGATCATGCAACCGGTGTTGTGATCGGTGAGACGGCAGTTATTGGTAATGACGTGTCCATGTTGCATGGCGTGACGCTGGGCGGTAGCGGTAAAGAAGGTGGCGACAGGCATCCCAAAATTGGCAATGGTGTATTAATCAGCGTCGGGGCGAAAGTACTGGGCAATATCCGGGTTGGTGATTGCGCCAAGATTGGTGGGGGGAGCGTCGTTTTAACTGACGTGCCTGCCTACTCAACCGTTGTAGGTGTACCGGCAAAAGTCATCGGTAAAGTTTCCACGCCGGAACCGTCACGCGAGATGGACCATAATATTGGAAAAGATATTTGA
- a CDS encoding gamma carbonic anhydrase family protein: MTLYALGASSPEFPESGNWWSAPDAQIIGKVIFKENASVWFGVVIRGDNEAIIIGENSNVQDKCVLHTDMGYPLTIGSHSVIGHQVVLHGCEIGDNTLIGMGATVMNGAKIGNNCLIGSHALITENVEIPDNSMVLGAPGKVVKTLNDDAVNFIRLSALSYVDNWKRFKSDLCELDT; the protein is encoded by the coding sequence ATGACTCTTTATGCCTTGGGGGCGTCTTCCCCTGAATTTCCTGAAAGTGGCAACTGGTGGTCTGCTCCGGATGCTCAGATTATCGGCAAGGTGATTTTTAAGGAAAATGCCAGCGTTTGGTTTGGGGTAGTTATTCGCGGTGATAATGAAGCCATTATCATTGGCGAAAACTCTAACGTTCAGGATAAGTGTGTTCTTCATACCGATATGGGTTATCCGCTAACAATCGGCAGTCATAGCGTGATAGGTCATCAGGTTGTTTTACACGGTTGTGAGATTGGCGATAACACGCTCATCGGCATGGGGGCTACCGTGATGAATGGCGCTAAAATCGGTAATAATTGTCTGATTGGCAGTCATGCACTGATTACAGAAAATGTCGAGATACCCGACAATTCGATGGTTCTGGGCGCACCTGGTAAAGTTGTTAAGACATTGAATGATGATGCTGTTAATTTTATCCGGCTATCGGCGCTGTCCTATGTTGATAATTGGAAGCGTTTCAAATCCGATTTATGTGAGCTGGACACATAA
- a CDS encoding rhomboid family intramembrane serine protease, with protein MKISKNEPILKAPSAILFLIGLMVIIHITFNKILPPELGVSLFLKMAFVPADFSQGHKLWTLVSYAFLHASWEHLLMNMVWLLAFGSAVAKRMGNAKIYLLFFLICCVIAIQVQFFFSQETSVPIIGASGGVAAMLGAAARFAFSGDILASSNRRTRLLPLRKVFTNGTTLVFVLLWVVLNVLFGLISVSPGGASVSVAWQAHLGGFFAGLLLVGWFENPPLSPSGGPGNVDFGEWSGARTHKNKR; from the coding sequence ATGAAAATCTCAAAAAATGAACCCATTTTAAAAGCGCCGTCCGCCATTCTGTTTTTGATAGGTCTGATGGTAATCATACATATCACTTTCAATAAAATTCTTCCTCCAGAACTTGGCGTCAGCCTATTTCTAAAAATGGCATTTGTTCCTGCTGATTTTTCGCAAGGGCACAAGCTCTGGACACTTGTTAGCTATGCCTTTTTGCATGCTAGCTGGGAGCATTTGCTCATGAATATGGTCTGGCTTCTCGCCTTTGGTTCGGCAGTCGCCAAACGTATGGGTAACGCAAAAATATACCTGCTGTTTTTTTTGATATGCTGTGTCATTGCCATTCAGGTACAATTTTTTTTCAGTCAAGAAACGTCGGTACCTATTATCGGTGCGTCTGGCGGTGTTGCGGCTATGCTGGGCGCGGCAGCGCGTTTCGCCTTTTCTGGAGATATTTTGGCCAGTTCTAATCGTCGAACGCGCCTATTGCCATTAAGAAAAGTTTTCACCAATGGCACAACCCTTGTGTTTGTTTTATTATGGGTGGTGTTAAACGTTTTGTTTGGGTTGATATCTGTCTCGCCGGGTGGGGCATCTGTATCTGTGGCTTGGCAGGCGCATCTTGGTGGATTTTTTGCCGGACTCCTGCTTGTCGGATGGTTCGAAAACCCGCCATTATCACCTTCCGGTGGCCCCGGTAATGTTGATTTTGGTGAATGGTCTGGCGCACGCACTCATAAAAATAAGAGATAG
- a CDS encoding M20 family metallopeptidase, with product MQVHELKQNVIDTIDSMASDLINVSQDIHARPELAFEEFYAADRLCTMVEDNGLEVTRKAYGLETAFVSSFGDPNKHDCEVAIISEYDALPGIGHACGHNIIAAAGLGATLALSRLNSKLPGRVRYLGTPAEEKGGGKEYMAQKGAFDGLDAAMMVHPAGVNLLTMPSLAMTEVNVIYHGKNAHAAGSPHEGINALDALVSAYQSLAQLRQHIKSSERIHGIFTDAGQAPNIVPDRAAGTFYVRASDGTELADLKKRVENCLQAGALATGCTAEINWAKVDYLEIKNSWDMAEAYRQNAEALGREFFPIDMIPTNAAGSTDMGNVSHRVPSIHPMIACAPPEVVIHNPEFAHYAGSESGDLAVLDGAKSMAMTALDFMTDAELRQKTKDSFAETGDASKKSVESAWRENGLAHLGGCGCS from the coding sequence ATGCAGGTGCATGAGTTAAAACAAAATGTCATCGACACGATAGACAGCATGGCATCTGATCTTATTAATGTCAGCCAAGATATTCATGCGCGCCCGGAACTGGCTTTTGAAGAATTTTATGCCGCTGATCGTCTTTGCACGATGGTTGAAGATAACGGCCTTGAAGTCACACGCAAAGCCTATGGTCTTGAGACAGCTTTTGTTTCTTCATTCGGAGATCCAAACAAACATGATTGCGAAGTCGCTATTATCTCGGAATATGATGCCCTTCCAGGTATCGGACATGCCTGCGGACACAACATCATTGCCGCTGCTGGATTAGGCGCAACACTGGCACTCTCTAGACTTAACAGCAAGTTACCTGGACGGGTGCGTTATCTCGGTACACCGGCAGAAGAAAAAGGTGGTGGTAAGGAATATATGGCACAAAAAGGCGCGTTTGACGGGCTTGATGCTGCCATGATGGTTCACCCCGCTGGAGTCAATTTACTCACTATGCCAAGCCTTGCGATGACAGAAGTTAACGTTATATATCACGGCAAAAACGCCCATGCCGCAGGATCGCCGCATGAGGGAATAAACGCGCTGGATGCGCTTGTTTCAGCCTACCAATCGCTCGCGCAGTTACGTCAACATATTAAATCATCTGAACGCATTCACGGGATTTTCACGGATGCAGGACAAGCTCCCAATATCGTTCCGGATCGAGCCGCAGGCACTTTTTATGTCCGCGCATCGGACGGAACGGAATTGGCAGATTTAAAAAAACGCGTCGAAAATTGTTTGCAGGCCGGCGCATTGGCAACCGGGTGCACAGCAGAAATTAACTGGGCTAAAGTGGATTATCTCGAAATTAAAAATTCATGGGATATGGCTGAAGCATATCGTCAAAACGCTGAAGCTCTCGGCAGGGAATTCTTCCCGATTGATATGATACCAACAAATGCCGCCGGGTCGACAGATATGGGCAATGTCAGCCACCGTGTTCCATCCATACACCCTATGATTGCCTGTGCGCCGCCAGAAGTTGTCATTCATAATCCTGAATTTGCACATTATGCGGGTTCAGAATCTGGCGACTTAGCAGTGCTTGATGGTGCTAAATCCATGGCAATGACAGCTCTGGATTTCATGACTGACGCAGAATTGCGCCAAAAAACAAAAGACAGTTTTGCTGAAACCGGTGATGCCTCCAAAAAGTCTGTTGAGAGTGCGTGGCGCGAAAATGGCCTTGCCCATCTAGGCGGGTGCGGGTGCAGTTAA
- a CDS encoding alpha/beta fold hydrolase gives MKKYIFKTLAILAASLFFLLITGFFISGFFVVSDLPRSQVADKYSNQNSMFITLENGSTVHIRDEGNPDGEALILLHGFGMSLHVWEKWVAELGDTYRLVSFDWPGHGLSTPVRDDDYSRNAMTSYLTNVLDWMNIDKFVLVGHAMGGGIAMNYIVDNPKKVQALVLIGASGLKIDRSDEAPRVMKLTKYPGMSTALRYITPYETLKNTVIRTYGSESFVNKELVDRYYELMVNSTNREIYIKQIKQMSLDEPLDAHIGRLNHPTLLIWGEEDEIVGLKYAKRLRSIILSARLVSYQGVGHLPMDVLPKVTAKDLTNFLNSEVFQ, from the coding sequence GTGAAAAAATATATTTTCAAGACGCTAGCCATCCTCGCGGCCAGCCTTTTTTTCCTTCTCATCACCGGATTTTTTATCTCGGGTTTCTTCGTTGTTTCTGACCTACCGCGCTCGCAAGTGGCAGATAAATACAGCAATCAGAACTCCATGTTTATAACGCTAGAAAATGGGAGTACTGTCCATATACGGGATGAAGGCAATCCCGATGGCGAGGCTCTCATATTACTGCATGGCTTTGGTATGTCTTTGCATGTCTGGGAAAAATGGGTAGCGGAACTTGGCGATACCTATCGGCTGGTTAGTTTTGACTGGCCAGGGCATGGCCTTTCAACCCCTGTGCGAGACGACGATTACAGCCGAAATGCAATGACCAGTTACCTGACAAATGTTCTGGACTGGATGAATATCGACAAATTCGTGCTTGTTGGTCATGCCATGGGTGGCGGCATTGCCATGAATTATATCGTAGATAACCCCAAAAAAGTTCAAGCACTTGTGCTTATCGGGGCATCTGGCCTTAAAATAGACAGATCAGATGAAGCCCCTCGCGTTATGAAACTGACAAAATATCCCGGCATGTCCACGGCCCTTCGCTACATCACACCCTATGAAACCCTTAAAAACACAGTCATCAGAACCTATGGCTCTGAGTCTTTTGTAAATAAAGAGCTAGTTGACAGATATTACGAGTTAATGGTGAACAGCACCAACAGAGAAATTTACATTAAGCAGATTAAACAAATGTCGTTAGATGAACCGCTTGATGCGCACATCGGTCGGTTAAATCACCCGACACTATTAATCTGGGGAGAGGAGGACGAAATAGTTGGTCTAAAATATGCCAAAAGGTTGAGATCCATAATCTTATCTGCCCGTTTGGTGAGTTATCAGGGGGTCGGACACCTGCCAATGGATGTGCTTCCAAAGGTCACAGCTAAAGACTTAACTAATTTTCTTAACAGTGAAGTTTTTCAGTAA
- a CDS encoding DUF3126 family protein, with protein sequence MNNDEIVKVEAYLRKLFKTDALELKRSPRQDMVEVLMDEEFIATLTKDEEDGEVSYNFSMAILDFDLSDDFSGDERFD encoded by the coding sequence ATGAATAATGACGAGATCGTCAAAGTTGAAGCCTATTTGAGGAAGCTATTTAAAACCGACGCGTTGGAGCTAAAAAGAAGTCCACGTCAGGATATGGTTGAGGTGCTGATGGATGAGGAATTTATCGCTACATTAACCAAAGATGAAGAAGATGGCGAGGTTAGCTATAATTTCTCAATGGCAATTCTTGATTTTGATTTGTCAGATGATTTTTCCGGCGATGAAAGATTTGATTGA
- a CDS encoding choline dehydrogenase, which produces MEKYDYIIVGAGSAGCVLAARLSEDPDCRVLLLESGGRDRSLFIHMPAGYSQIVPEAGKHNYGFETEADPNMDGRQLYWPRGRGWGGSSSINAMIYTRGHAKDYNLWSQLGNKGWAYEDVIPYFKRAETYKGNGDAAYHGDSGPLSVQKSDRKNDILLDVFVQAGVEAGFPETQDFNGKQQEGFSRYEHTIKGARRWSAARAYLHPSLKRKNLTVLSYVTVDKVVFEGNRAVGVDIMNKRKKQRLTADKEIILSAGALNSPQILLRSGVGDAQYLKDFDIPVIHDLPGVGQNLQDHLAVTYQFACPQPITMHKSVGAIPEALAGIKYLIAGKGDAAHPPCAAGAFIKSAPEKDIPDIQIHYVSMGLEDSHARGDRTSTQHAFSGLVYLCRPESRGSIGLKDTDPQSPPAIRPNYFSTENDRRDLRNGIRCMHKIFNQAAFDPYRGERLKPNPELDIEDDAALDAWIRETSETLYHPVGTCKMGSDAMAVTNENGQVHGVTGLRIVDASLMPTLIGGNTNAPTIMMAEKISDHIRCKDFLPRQVLDFVD; this is translated from the coding sequence GTGGAAAAATATGATTATATTATTGTAGGCGCCGGAAGCGCTGGCTGTGTGCTTGCCGCGAGGCTGAGTGAGGATCCCGATTGCCGTGTGCTTTTGTTGGAGTCCGGGGGGCGAGATAGAAGCCTCTTCATCCATATGCCAGCAGGATATTCTCAAATCGTTCCTGAAGCTGGCAAACATAATTATGGTTTTGAGACGGAGGCCGATCCCAATATGGATGGCCGGCAACTCTATTGGCCACGCGGCAGAGGTTGGGGAGGGTCTTCATCAATCAATGCGATGATTTATACGAGAGGTCACGCTAAGGATTATAATTTATGGTCGCAACTCGGCAATAAGGGTTGGGCTTATGAGGACGTCATTCCTTATTTCAAACGCGCAGAGACCTATAAGGGTAATGGGGATGCCGCTTATCATGGCGACTCAGGCCCACTAAGTGTTCAAAAATCTGACCGCAAAAATGATATCTTGCTTGATGTTTTTGTACAAGCGGGAGTTGAGGCCGGTTTTCCTGAAACGCAGGATTTTAATGGAAAGCAGCAGGAAGGTTTCTCGCGCTATGAGCATACAATAAAAGGGGCGCGTCGTTGGAGCGCTGCACGCGCCTATTTGCATCCTTCCCTGAAGCGTAAAAACCTGACTGTCCTCAGTTATGTAACGGTTGATAAAGTTGTTTTTGAGGGTAATCGTGCAGTAGGCGTCGACATTATGAACAAAAGAAAAAAACAAAGACTGACTGCCGACAAGGAAATTATTCTTTCTGCAGGTGCACTTAATTCTCCACAAATATTATTGAGATCCGGTGTCGGAGATGCGCAATATCTGAAAGATTTTGACATCCCGGTCATCCATGACTTGCCAGGCGTAGGGCAAAATTTGCAGGATCATCTTGCTGTGACTTACCAGTTTGCCTGCCCGCAGCCCATAACTATGCACAAATCCGTGGGGGCAATTCCTGAAGCTCTTGCGGGTATTAAATACTTAATCGCTGGAAAGGGTGATGCGGCTCACCCTCCCTGTGCTGCGGGCGCTTTTATTAAATCTGCTCCAGAAAAAGATATTCCTGATATTCAGATACATTATGTCTCTATGGGGCTTGAGGACAGTCACGCGCGAGGTGACAGAACGTCCACCCAGCACGCCTTTAGTGGTTTGGTTTATCTTTGTCGCCCTGAAAGCCGTGGCTCTATTGGGCTAAAAGATACTGACCCGCAATCGCCGCCGGCTATTCGGCCTAATTATTTTTCAACTGAAAATGACCGCCGTGATTTGAGAAACGGTATCCGTTGCATGCATAAAATTTTCAATCAGGCAGCTTTTGATCCATATCGCGGCGAGAGGTTGAAACCAAATCCAGAACTGGATATTGAGGATGACGCTGCGCTGGATGCTTGGATTAGGGAAACGAGTGAGACGCTTTATCATCCGGTCGGAACCTGTAAGATGGGCTCAGATGCCATGGCTGTTACCAATGAAAACGGGCAAGTACATGGCGTGACAGGTTTACGAATCGTTGATGCGTCACTCATGCCAACCTTGATTGGTGGAAACACAAATGCGCCAACGATTATGATGGCAGAAAAAATTTCCGATCATATTCGTTGCAAAGACTTTTTGCCGCGGCAGGTTTTGGATTTTGTTGACTAG